The Carnobacterium divergens genome includes a window with the following:
- a CDS encoding PTS transporter subunit EIIC: MREKFMKSASIFSKAIIQPVMFMAVTGIILSVCAILKLEMMPTVSKDIGDFIFNILSGGMIGQLSAIFCVGIATALAKPKYKTDAAILGIITYLAFLYANNAWLTLTNQLAKAGAQGLYGTGQGLVFGIQVTDMGVFLGISLGVLVGFMVNKFGDIKLHKYLSPYSGTKTVYILILFVTILFAIGITYVWPVINNAVETIVKTTTTSGSVGFFFYGFLNRLLLPLGLHHFLWMPIFYTPLGGTAEIAGQAYDGAFNIWLAELGNASQITTMHPSIGYLANFGSISLPIGIAFALWKTARPENRKKVAAILIPTVTTAFLAGVTEPLEFLFLFLSPLLWFAHAIVYGLSMFITNMVGINIQFDTGINMIINSFAFPIRLGHQYLIPIVFLVTAAMEYFVFKTLIVKLNIQTLGREENGSLETDNEIVAGDSEFPSQIKNIVAGLGGVDNIESIINCYTRLRVDVKDETKINMNILKEEVQASGIVDKGKHIQIIIGVGVEEEREKVEAYMEHLKATRV; this comes from the coding sequence ATGAGAGAAAAGTTTATGAAATCGGCGAGTATTTTTTCCAAAGCAATTATTCAACCCGTTATGTTCATGGCTGTGACAGGGATTATTCTGTCGGTCTGTGCTATTTTGAAACTAGAAATGATGCCTACAGTTTCAAAAGATATAGGTGATTTCATTTTTAATATATTATCCGGAGGGATGATCGGTCAACTGAGTGCAATTTTTTGTGTAGGTATTGCTACTGCTTTAGCAAAACCAAAGTATAAAACAGATGCGGCTATTCTTGGAATTATTACTTATTTAGCCTTTTTATATGCAAATAACGCTTGGCTTACGTTAACTAATCAGTTAGCAAAAGCAGGTGCACAAGGTTTATATGGAACGGGACAAGGGCTTGTTTTTGGAATTCAAGTAACGGATATGGGTGTTTTTCTTGGGATTAGTCTAGGAGTATTGGTAGGATTTATGGTAAATAAATTTGGCGATATCAAGCTTCATAAATATCTTTCGCCCTATTCAGGCACTAAAACAGTCTATATTTTAATTCTTTTTGTTACAATTCTCTTTGCGATTGGCATCACTTATGTGTGGCCAGTTATCAATAATGCTGTTGAAACGATTGTAAAAACTACTACTACATCTGGATCTGTCGGATTTTTCTTTTATGGATTCTTAAATCGCTTATTACTCCCATTAGGATTGCATCATTTTTTATGGATGCCAATTTTTTACACACCACTAGGAGGAACAGCCGAAATTGCAGGACAAGCATACGATGGTGCATTTAATATTTGGTTAGCGGAACTTGGCAACGCAAGTCAAATTACTACAATGCATCCGTCAATTGGTTATTTGGCTAATTTTGGTTCGATTTCACTGCCAATCGGTATTGCATTTGCATTGTGGAAAACAGCTAGACCAGAAAATCGAAAAAAAGTTGCTGCAATCTTGATTCCAACTGTCACCACAGCTTTTTTAGCGGGGGTTACTGAACCATTAGAGTTTTTATTCTTGTTTTTATCTCCGCTATTGTGGTTTGCACATGCGATTGTGTATGGTTTAAGTATGTTTATTACGAATATGGTGGGTATCAATATTCAATTTGATACGGGAATCAATATGATTATTAATAGTTTTGCTTTTCCGATTCGATTAGGACATCAGTATTTAATACCAATTGTATTTTTAGTAACGGCAGCAATGGAATATTTTGTGTTCAAAACATTGATTGTAAAATTAAATATTCAAACTTTAGGACGAGAAGAGAATGGCTCTCTTGAAACAGATAATGAAATAGTAGCTGGAGATTCAGAATTCCCATCACAGATTAAAAATATCGTAGCTGGTTTGGGCGGGGTAGATAATATTGAAAGTATCATTAATTGTTATACACGACTTCGTGTAGATGTTAAAGATGAAACAAAAATTAACATGAACATTTTGAAAGAAGAAGTTCAAGCGTCGGGCATAGTAGATAAAGGGAAACATATTCAAATTATTATTGGTGTTGGTGTAGAAGAAGAAAGAGAAAAGGTAGAAGCTTATATGGAACACTTAAAAGCTACTCGAGTTTAA
- a CDS encoding 6-phospho-alpha-glucosidase, producing the protein MGNKFVMIGGGSTQSPGILEVLRKRSEELNLSDLVLYDIDEERVSLLGQYTKMYYDETGSKVNVSFTTNIDEALQGADFLFMQIRPGLNKQRAIDEKICLRNGVVGQETCGLGGFSFAMRVIPAVLEIIRKVKEICPKAWILNYTNPEAILSEAIYREFPDANVLCICDMPISIEGAIAKYFNKNLRDLTFKYFGLNHFGWWTNVVDENGNDLLPKLRDDVLSGEIETLLMSNDETEGDQYWIDTYKQMISLFKRFPEYFPNCYLQYYLTPDEMLAHDNPDFTRGDFVMNGREKRIYDECRRVIMAGTAKDSSLHAGVHGNYIVDIAYAIIHNTRERFTVNQKNHGAISNFDSEAVVETPAYIGSMGAETINIGEIPVMQKGLMEMQKAYEKMTVDAALSGSYQTALEAVMLNRTIPNYTVGKKVLDELYKANKGLWPDLT; encoded by the coding sequence ATGGGAAATAAATTTGTAATGATAGGTGGCGGCTCAACTCAGTCACCAGGAATTTTAGAAGTATTGCGTAAACGTTCAGAAGAATTAAATTTAAGTGATTTAGTTTTGTATGATATTGATGAAGAACGAGTGTCCTTATTAGGTCAGTACACAAAAATGTATTACGATGAAACAGGTTCGAAGGTCAATGTATCCTTCACCACAAACATTGATGAAGCTTTGCAAGGAGCAGACTTCTTATTTATGCAGATTCGTCCTGGTCTTAATAAACAACGAGCAATTGATGAAAAAATATGTTTACGTAACGGAGTAGTTGGCCAGGAAACATGTGGGCTAGGAGGCTTTTCTTTTGCCATGCGAGTGATACCAGCTGTTTTGGAAATTATTCGTAAAGTTAAAGAAATTTGTCCAAAAGCTTGGATTTTGAATTATACAAACCCAGAAGCTATCTTGTCAGAAGCCATCTATCGTGAGTTTCCAGATGCAAATGTATTATGTATTTGTGATATGCCCATCTCAATTGAAGGAGCTATCGCAAAATATTTTAACAAGAACCTTCGTGACCTAACGTTTAAATACTTTGGCTTGAATCATTTTGGCTGGTGGACTAACGTTGTCGATGAGAATGGAAACGATTTGCTACCTAAGCTAAGGGATGATGTTTTGTCTGGGGAAATTGAGACACTCTTAATGTCAAATGATGAGACAGAAGGAGATCAATATTGGATTGATACTTACAAGCAAATGATTAGTTTGTTTAAACGGTTTCCAGAATATTTTCCAAATTGTTATTTACAATATTATTTAACACCAGATGAGATGCTGGCTCATGATAATCCTGATTTTACTCGTGGTGATTTTGTAATGAACGGACGTGAAAAACGAATTTATGACGAATGTCGTCGAGTTATCATGGCGGGAACAGCAAAGGATTCATCACTACATGCTGGAGTTCATGGGAATTACATCGTGGATATAGCCTATGCTATTATTCATAATACAAGAGAACGCTTTACGGTAAATCAAAAAAATCATGGTGCTATTTCCAATTTCGATTCAGAAGCGGTTGTTGAAACTCCAGCATATATTGGATCTATGGGTGCTGAAACCATTAATATTGGTGAAATTCCTGTTATGCAAAAAGGACTTATGGAAATGCAGAAAGCTTACGAAAAGATGACAGTAGATGCAGCGTTATCTGGTTCATATCAAACAGCGTTAGAAGCAGTGATGCTTAATAGAACCATTCCAAATTATACAGTTGGAAAAAAAGTATT